A segment of the Desulfofundulus luciae genome:
GCTTAAGAAAAGGTAACTTACTGAAACGGTATAAGATGCAAGTCAAAGGTGTAAGTGCCATGCCGCATTTGCAGCACCGCTAGTCCGGTCCAAAGCGAGTATGGCAGCGGCATCGGTTTATTTCAGTTAGTGCAGACTTTTTCTGATGCCGCTGCAGCGAGAATTTTTAGCTTTTGCGGTAAAAACCATTTTGTCAGCGCGAAGCACTGGAGTGAGCATGGACAACGCGGCACCCAGGCTGGTTCACTGAACATTTACAATGGAGGAGGGTCAATCGCGTTGAAAAGGGTTTATTCGCGCATTACGGCAATTATTCTGGTAATTCTTTTGTTAGCTATCTCTGGATGTGCGGCGAAAGAAAGTCCGAAGCTAAAAGTTGCTACGGGTACGTCATTGATTGCTGATATTGTCAAAAATGTCGGCGGTGATAAAGTAGAAACCGTGAATATTGTCCCCCCTGCTGCCTGCCCGGGGCATTTTGATCTGAAGCCGGGCGATGTGCAAAAGCTGGCCGAGGTCAGGCTATTTTTGCGCCACGACTGGCAGGGGAAAATGTTTACCAAAGAACTGATAGAATCGGTGCATAATAAGGACCTGCAGGTGGTTGAAGTTGCCGTGGCCGGTAACTGGATGGCACCCCCGGTGCAAAAGGAGGCGGTTACAAAAATTGCCGGAATATTGATGGAAAAAGATCCATCTAACAGGGCTTATTATGAGCAAAATGCCGACCGCCTGGTTTCACAGATTGAGTCAAAGGGCAAAGAAACCCTGTCCAGGCTTCAGGCTGCCGGCGCAGGCGGCGTGAAGGTACTCTGTTCCGATATGCAGCAGGGGTTTTTAAAATGGGCCGGTTTTGACGTGGTGGCTACTTATGGCCGGCCTGAGGAGCTTAACCCGCAAAAAATGCAGGAGCTTATCAACAAAGGAAAACAGGCTGGTGTAAAGCTGGTGGTGGATAACCTGCAGAGCGGTCCGGACGCAGGTAAAGGTATAGCGAAAGAATTGGGGGCGGCGCAGGTGACCATCTCCAATTTCCCGGGAGGGTTACCGCAAACGGATACCTGGAGCGCCGCCCTGGACAAAAATGTGGAGTTGCTTTTGGATGCGCTTAAGGAGGAAAAGTAAAATTAATCTCGCCGGACGGTGGAACAGTATTCCGGAAAATGGGCTGTTCAACGGGGCTGCTCTAATAAGGATAGAAGATGCCGTCGTTTCCTACCGTGAAGATGTAGCTTTACGGGGCGTTTCGCTGTCTGTTAGAAAGGGCGAGCTGGTCGGCATCATCGGGCCGAACGGGGCCGGTAAAACTACCCTCCTCACCCTGGTGAACGGGTTGGGTAAACTCCTCCAGGGGCGGGTGGAAGTGCTGGGCTACTCGCTTCAAAAGGGCTGCCCGGCCTTTTTGCGCCGGCGGATTGGCTACGTGCCGCAAATTCAGAACATTGATCCCCGGATGCCGGTGAGTGTGCGGGAAGTGGTCATGATGGGGCGCTACGGCCGCCTGGGCCTGCTGCGCCGGCCCGGGCCGGCCGACAGGCGGGTGGTGGACAGCATGTTGCATCTGGTGGGCATGAGCCACCTTGCCTCTCGCCCCATCGGCCATCTTTCAGGAGGTGAGCAGCAGCGGGTGGCCATTGCCCGTGCCCTGGCCCAGGAACCGGAGATCCTTCTTTTGGACGAGCCGACCGCGGCCCTGGACCGCCGGGCGCGGGTGGAGATAATGACCCTGGTCAGTGAAATCCATCGCTCCCGCCACCTGACCACCCTGATGGTGACCCACGAGCTGAAAACGGCGGCAGCAGTTTGCGATCGGCTGATTTTAATGAAGGAGGGTCGCATCTGGGCCCAGGGCACGCCGGCGGAAGTACTGCGGGAAGAGGTTCTGGACCTCCTGTTCGGTGGCGAAAATATGATGGAAAATGCGGTCGCTCTTCAGTGACGCATTGGATTCCAAAATAATCATTGCCAAAAAAGAGGCCAAGACGTTAGCTACCACCAAGGGGCGATAAATGTGGATCTTTCTATTCTGAGTTATCAGTTCATGCAAAATGCCATTCTGGCCGGTCTGCTTGGGGGTGTGGCCTGTTCTCTTATCGGGGTTTTCGTTGTCACGATGAACCTTTCTTTTATCGGGGTGGCCATCTCCCACGCCGCTTTTGCCGGGGCGCTCTGCGGGGCCTGGCTGGGTTTTAATCCCCTGGCCGGGGCTTTTCTATTCAGTCTGGTGGCAGCAGCGGTAATCGGGCCGCTGGCCGACCGGGGAGAGTTTAACCCCGATACGCCCATTGGTATTATTTTTTCCGTTACGATGGGGATGGCTTTTCTGTTTATGGGCCTTTTGCCCGGCCCGAAAACCCAGGCCCTGGAGCTTTTGTGGGGAAGCATCCTTACGGTGAACGACCGCGACCTGCTTTTGCTGGCTATTGTAGCAGCGGTCGTAGTGAGCCTGGTGGTGCTCTTTTTTAAAGAAATTCAGGCTGTGATTTTTCACCGGGAAGTTGCCCTGGCCGTAGGCATTCCGGCCAGCCTAATTTTTTACGGCCTGCTCTTTTTAACCGGTTCGGTAATCACTGCTTCTTTACGCAGCATCGGCGGCCTGCTTATTTTTAACCTGATCTTAAACCCTGCGGCTGCAGCCTACCAGCTGACTTATAACCTGCGGCTAATGTTTGTTTTATCTTCCTTCTTTGGTGTTCTTTCCACCTGGGTGGGGCTTTTTCTTTCCTGTTTATTTGACCTGCCCAGTGGAGCCACCATTGTCATTGTCTCCGCGGTTATCTTTGTCATCGCGGCTTCCTTTTCTCCCAAGCGCAAAGTTAAAAAGTGGGAGGATGAAGTATCAGCGGGTCCGGGAAAAGTTCTTTTTTAATCGACCCTGAAAAGAGCACCGGACACCAATCAGGTGCTGCCCGGCGATTCGGTTTTGATGTTAGCCCCGCTTCCCCCTGTTTTCCTCCTGCCTTTCCAGATCCCATCCCGATCTATTGTGCCCTGAAAAAGGGCAAATGAAAAGCAAAAGCGAAGGACGGAGGGCCAGTAATTTCAGATAAAGAAAAGGTGGAACAGATTGCCCGGGGGGCGGAGCAATCCAGCCTGTCATTATTGTACAATTTTTCAGTTAAGGCAGGATATTCTACCCACCGGGGTAGAATAAACTTACACGTGGATATTACGGCGAAGGAGTGAGCAGTTATGTGTGTGGAAAAAAGTGATTGGGAAAAATGCGTGGAGTTTCACGGGCATTCCTGCCCCGGCCTGGCCGTGGGCTACCGGGCGGCAAAAATCGGCCTGCAAGAGCTGGCCGGGCACCGCGCGGAGGATGAAGAACTGGTGGCCATTGTGGAGAACGATGCCTGCGGTGTGGATGCAGTGATGGTACTTACCGGCTGCACCCTGGGTAAGGGCAATTTGCTGTACCGGGATCACGGCAAGCATGTGTTTACTTTTATCTGCCGGGAAAGCGGCAAAGCGGTACGCGTTTCGGTCAAGGGGGGCGCGTGGCGGCAAAACGATGAATTCCGGGCCTTAAGGGACAAAGTATTCGGCGGCACCGCCGATGAGAGGGAGCGGCAGCTCTTCCGGGAGCTTCAAGAGCAGCGCATTCGGTATATTCTCGAAGCCCCGCCGGAAGAGTTCTGTGAGGTACAACATGTGAAGGTAGAACTGCCGCCGAAGGCGCGCATTTTTAATTCGGTAACCTGTGCTTTCTGTGGTGAACCGGTTTCCGAGGTCCGGGCCAGAGTGCGGGATGGAAAATTTGCCTGCATACCCTGTGCCGGCGAATATACCAGGGGATGGTAACAGAGGGGAAGCTGGAATTGAACAGAAAGGAAAAAGAAGAGCAAAAATGCGACCGTACCGGCGACCGGCAGCACATCCAGGAACACCTGGCCAACGAGCGCACCTTCCTGTCCTGGATCCGTACGGCCGTGGCCATTCTGGCCTTTGGTTTTGTCATTGAAAAATTTTCGTTCTATTTGCGGCTGCTGGAGTGGCAGGCGGGCATGGTTTCCTCGCCGTCCAGGGGATCGGCCGCCTATCTGGGGATAGGCTCCAGTGTCATGGCCGGGCTGGTGGTTATCCTGGCCGCCGTCCGTTACCGGCAGACCCGCTGCCAGATTAACCAGGGTACGTACCGGCACTCGCTCACCGCCGATATGTTGCTGGCCGCCATGCTGCTGCTGGTTACAGTACTGGTGATCATTTACCTCCTGCGGACACCGGTCCCTCTTTAAGCGAACTGATCGGGATTCCGTACCCAGGCGGTCGCAGGATAAGGTAGTGCTGCCGGCTGAACTGGAGGCGGCCACCAGGGAACTGGCCGGCAAGATTGCCCGGTACGGCCTATCGGCCATTGGTGCCGGTAAAAGGGCTTTTTACCAGCAGATTAACATGGAGGACTTCCAGGCCCTGAACTACGCCACCGAGGTTATTTCCCTGAATACCACCACGTCCGATGCACAGGAAGGAATCAGGGCTTTTTTGGAAAAACGCGAGCCCAGCTGGTTGGATAATTAGTTGATTTTCATAGGTGACGAAATAGATAAAATTATTGACAGCCGACACCCCTTAACCATAAGATAAAGTTAAGTTAAATAAGCAGCCGGTTGGCCCTCCGGGAAAGGTAACACGGTAGGATGGCAGGAAGGGCGGCAATATGCTCCCGCCGGGAGCATTTTTGTTATTGCCGGTTATTTTTTGCTACCGCGTCAACCGGTTAAAGAAAAGGAGGCGGAAATAATGAAAAGATGGCTTTTGCCGGTGCTTGTACTGGGGTTGGCTTTTTTAATGGCAGCGTGTGGCTCAGGAGGAAGTAAGCAGGGCGTCAAAACTGAAGCAAAAGCGGTGAAGCTCGGCATTATCCAGATCGTGGAGCACCCGGCTCTGGATGCGGCCCGGAAAGGTTTTCTGGAAACACTGGCGGCCAACGGCTACGTGGAAGGGAAGAATCTACAGGTAGACTTCCAAAACGCCCAGGGCGATCAATCTACCCTTCAGGCCATTGCCCGCAAGTTTGTCCAGGATAGGAAAGACCTCATTCTGGCCATCGCTACTCCTTCCGCCATGGCCATGGCCAATGAAACCAAGGACATTCCGATTTTAATCACCGCCGTGACAGATCCCGTGGAAGCAAAACTGGTTAAGAGCATGGAAAAACCGGGTACCAATGTTACCGGTACCACTGATATGAATCCGATTAAGGAACAGTTGCAGTTGCTCAAGGAACTGGTACCAGACGCCAAAAAGGTGGGGGTCATCTATAACTCCAGCGAGGTAAATTCCCAGGTTCAGGTGAAAATCGTTAAGCAGGAGGCACCGGAGCTGGGTCTTACTGTGGTAGAAGCCCCGGTTACCGCCAGCAGCGAGGTGGTCCAGGCCGCCCAGTCCCTGGTGGGGCGGGTGGATGCCATTTACGTACCCACGGATAATACGGTAGTCTCGTCCGTGGCGGGGGTAATCCAGGTGGCCGAGAAGCATAAGCTTCCGGTAATTGCCGGGGAGAGCAATACGGTGGAGGCTGGTGCCCTGGGTACTATCGGTATAGATTATTACAAGCTGGGCCAGCAGACCGGCGAGATGGCCTTGAGGGTTCTAAAGGGAGAAAAACCCCAGGATATGCCTATTGAGAAACAAAAGGACTTGAGTATCGTTTTAAATGCCAAAGCGGCGGCGGCTTTTGGCGTGACCATTCCGGAAGAATTGAAAAAGAAAGCAAGCAAAATTATTGAGTAGGTGAAGCATCATGTCGTTGAGCATCTGGTTGGGATCCCTGGAGCAGGGCTTGTTGTGGGGAGCCATGGTCCTGGGGGTGTATATGACCTTCAGGGTGCTTGATTACCCCGATTTGACGGTTGACGGCGCATTTACCCTGGGGGCGGCTGTAACGGCGCAGTATATCTTGCTCGGCAATAACCCCTGGCAGGCCGTCCTGGGGGCCATGATCTGCGGCGCGCTGGCCGGTCTGATTACTGGTCTATTGCACACCGGCTTAAGGGTGGCTCCTTTGCTTTCGGGTATTCTAACCATGATTGCCCTTTATTCCATCAATTTGCGAATTATGGGACAGGCTAACCTGTCCCTTCTTCGTGAACAGACAATTTTTACTCAGGTCAGGGAGATGACCTTGCTGGGGCCATGGGGACCGGTTCTGCTGGGCTTGATGGTAGTGATTGTGGTTGTTGGCCTTCTCTACCTTTTTTTGCAAACAGAGCTGGGCATGTCTGTACGGGCCACCGGAGATAACGAGCAAATGATCCGTAGCCTGGGGGTAAATACAAATACCATGAAACTGGTGGGGCTGGCCATCGGGAATGCCCTGGTGGCGCTTTCGGGCAGCCTGGTGGCTCAGTACCAGGGTTTTGCCGATATCGGGATGGGCATCGGGATGATTATTGCCGGCCTGGCCTCGGTCATTATTGGTGAAGCACTGGTTGGCAACCACACCCTTTTCCGGTCTTTACTGGCGGTCATCGTCGGTTCCATTATCTACCGGACCGTGATTAGCCTGGTTTTGCAACTGGGTATGCCGGCGACGGATCTGAAATTACTCACTTCGTTAATTGTGGTGGTTGCCCTGGCCTTCCCCCTGGTAAGGCAGCGTTTGGGATTCCGGTCATTACGTTTGAGGGGTGAACAGGTTGCTGAAACTGGACAATGTGCACAAGATCTTTCATCCCGGCGGGGTTAATGAAAAGGTGGCCTTAAGGGGTGTTACTCTGCATGTCCGGCCGGGAGATGTGGTAACCATCATCGGCAGCAACGGTGCCGGCAAATCTACTCTCTTAAACGTTGTGGCCGGGGTATACGAGGTTGATGCGGGGAAGGTGATCCTGGACAACCAGGATATTACGCGCTGGCCCGAACATATCCGGGCGGCCCATATCGGCCGCGTTTTCCAGGATCCCTTGCGGGGTACTGCCGCTTCCATGACCATTGAAGAAAACCTGGCCCTGGCCTTGCGCCGGGGCCGCCCCCGCCGTTTGCGCCGGGGGATTACCCAGGCGGAGCGGCAGCTCTTCAAGGAACGCCTGGCCCTTTTGGGGTTGGGCCTGGAGGACCGCCTGACCACCAGGGTGGGTCTGTTGTCCGGCGGCCAGCGCCAGGCCCTGACCGTGCTGATGGCTACCATTGCCACCCCCAAGATACTTTTGCTGGACGAGCACACCGCTGCCCTGGACCCGCGTACCGCCGCCACGGTCATGGAGCTAACGGAACGAATTATCGCCCGGCACCGGCTTACTACCCTCATGGTTACCCACAATCTGGCGCAGGCACTGCACACCGGCAACCGCACGGTGATGATGCACGAGGGGAGGATCATTCTGGATCTATATGGACCGGAAAGAGAAAAAACCACTGTGGCGGATCTCCTGAAGATGTTTGAACAGGCCAGCGGTAATGCTTTTACTTATGACCGGGTGCTTTTAAGCGGGAGTTGAAAACGAAACCAGCCCTGCCATCTCAGGGCTGGTTGCAGTTATGCGCTGTTGTTGGATTGCCGGGTTGCTTGCCTTCCCGTTCCAGGCCAGGTTACAGCCAGGCGTCGGCCATCATACCCAAGAAGAGAAGGAAAAGGTATGGGCTGGAAAACTTGAAGAGGAGCCAGGCGTTTTGAGGGGTAGGACGGAGGTATACGTAAGTGCTTAACCCGATGGCGGATAAGCCCGTGAGAATTGCTGTCATGAGATACACTGTTCCCCAGGACCCGGCAAAGTAGATCAAAATGGAAAATAAAACCATCAGGATAACGGTGCTTAAAAGACAGTGCAGG
Coding sequences within it:
- a CDS encoding metal ABC transporter substrate-binding protein, with translation MKRVYSRITAIILVILLLAISGCAAKESPKLKVATGTSLIADIVKNVGGDKVETVNIVPPAACPGHFDLKPGDVQKLAEVRLFLRHDWQGKMFTKELIESVHNKDLQVVEVAVAGNWMAPPVQKEAVTKIAGILMEKDPSNRAYYEQNADRLVSQIESKGKETLSRLQAAGAGGVKVLCSDMQQGFLKWAGFDVVATYGRPEELNPQKMQELINKGKQAGVKLVVDNLQSGPDAGKGIAKELGAAQVTISNFPGGLPQTDTWSAALDKNVELLLDALKEEK
- a CDS encoding metal ABC transporter ATP-binding protein, whose protein sequence is MRLRRKSKINLAGRWNSIPENGLFNGAALIRIEDAVVSYREDVALRGVSLSVRKGELVGIIGPNGAGKTTLLTLVNGLGKLLQGRVEVLGYSLQKGCPAFLRRRIGYVPQIQNIDPRMPVSVREVVMMGRYGRLGLLRRPGPADRRVVDSMLHLVGMSHLASRPIGHLSGGEQQRVAIARALAQEPEILLLDEPTAALDRRARVEIMTLVSEIHRSRHLTTLMVTHELKTAAAVCDRLILMKEGRIWAQGTPAEVLREEVLDLLFGGENMMENAVALQ
- a CDS encoding metal ABC transporter permease → MDLSILSYQFMQNAILAGLLGGVACSLIGVFVVTMNLSFIGVAISHAAFAGALCGAWLGFNPLAGAFLFSLVAAAVIGPLADRGEFNPDTPIGIIFSVTMGMAFLFMGLLPGPKTQALELLWGSILTVNDRDLLLLAIVAAVVVSLVVLFFKEIQAVIFHREVALAVGIPASLIFYGLLFLTGSVITASLRSIGGLLIFNLILNPAAAAYQLTYNLRLMFVLSSFFGVLSTWVGLFLSCLFDLPSGATIVIVSAVIFVIAASFSPKRKVKKWEDEVSAGPGKVLF
- a CDS encoding FmdE family protein, translating into MCVEKSDWEKCVEFHGHSCPGLAVGYRAAKIGLQELAGHRAEDEELVAIVENDACGVDAVMVLTGCTLGKGNLLYRDHGKHVFTFICRESGKAVRVSVKGGAWRQNDEFRALRDKVFGGTADERERQLFRELQEQRIRYILEAPPEEFCEVQHVKVELPPKARIFNSVTCAFCGEPVSEVRARVRDGKFACIPCAGEYTRGW
- a CDS encoding YidH family protein gives rise to the protein MNRKEKEEQKCDRTGDRQHIQEHLANERTFLSWIRTAVAILAFGFVIEKFSFYLRLLEWQAGMVSSPSRGSAAYLGIGSSVMAGLVVILAAVRYRQTRCQINQGTYRHSLTADMLLAAMLLLVTVLVIIYLLRTPVPL
- a CDS encoding enoyl-CoA hydratase-related protein; this encodes MLPAELEAATRELAGKIARYGLSAIGAGKRAFYQQINMEDFQALNYATEVISLNTTTSDAQEGIRAFLEKREPSWLDN
- a CDS encoding ABC transporter substrate-binding protein; translated protein: MKRWLLPVLVLGLAFLMAACGSGGSKQGVKTEAKAVKLGIIQIVEHPALDAARKGFLETLAANGYVEGKNLQVDFQNAQGDQSTLQAIARKFVQDRKDLILAIATPSAMAMANETKDIPILITAVTDPVEAKLVKSMEKPGTNVTGTTDMNPIKEQLQLLKELVPDAKKVGVIYNSSEVNSQVQVKIVKQEAPELGLTVVEAPVTASSEVVQAAQSLVGRVDAIYVPTDNTVVSSVAGVIQVAEKHKLPVIAGESNTVEAGALGTIGIDYYKLGQQTGEMALRVLKGEKPQDMPIEKQKDLSIVLNAKAAAAFGVTIPEELKKKASKIIE
- a CDS encoding ABC transporter permease: MSLSIWLGSLEQGLLWGAMVLGVYMTFRVLDYPDLTVDGAFTLGAAVTAQYILLGNNPWQAVLGAMICGALAGLITGLLHTGLRVAPLLSGILTMIALYSINLRIMGQANLSLLREQTIFTQVREMTLLGPWGPVLLGLMVVIVVVGLLYLFLQTELGMSVRATGDNEQMIRSLGVNTNTMKLVGLAIGNALVALSGSLVAQYQGFADIGMGIGMIIAGLASVIIGEALVGNHTLFRSLLAVIVGSIIYRTVISLVLQLGMPATDLKLLTSLIVVVALAFPLVRQRLGFRSLRLRGEQVAETGQCAQDLSSRRG
- a CDS encoding ABC transporter ATP-binding protein, translated to MLKLDNVHKIFHPGGVNEKVALRGVTLHVRPGDVVTIIGSNGAGKSTLLNVVAGVYEVDAGKVILDNQDITRWPEHIRAAHIGRVFQDPLRGTAASMTIEENLALALRRGRPRRLRRGITQAERQLFKERLALLGLGLEDRLTTRVGLLSGGQRQALTVLMATIATPKILLLDEHTAALDPRTAATVMELTERIIARHRLTTLMVTHNLAQALHTGNRTVMMHEGRIILDLYGPEREKTTVADLLKMFEQASGNAFTYDRVLLSGS